A single genomic interval of Lathyrus oleraceus cultivar Zhongwan6 chromosome 7, CAAS_Psat_ZW6_1.0, whole genome shotgun sequence harbors:
- the LOC127103437 gene encoding uncharacterized protein LOC127103437 — protein sequence MNGNGNLPNSLPTLDGKNWLRWRKHMQSLFGFHETLEVVINGVHVVGEDATDAQRTAHKDAKKKDYYKAAFYIQSAVDAANFNRIAHAESVRRHGIFLSSYVSKVQKLLHISKGCDETLTDKMVVEKVMRTLTYQFDHVIVAIQESNNLETLKLEDLVGSLEAHEIKIVERKGVQDSIQALQAHSWKKNGGSNKFKGKIDKTQGKKSWSNPHKNKVDDRASESSKRGEGNSYQKDKEEKKGVQKYKGSTKGKDEGANLARQDLDDYDNMVVMAAVADEHVKFEIRFLHSDTCNIVIQRSNGVKALIKDVLYVSGMKCTLLSVGQLVKNGFSVVMKDAALENFDIQNNLVLKSPLSKNRIFKTMISSIEEHTIGGNKYYVSFVDEFSRKLWIYVIKRKEKVFEIFKRFKMLVKNQREKKIKVLQTDVGGKYTSNIFEAFCAEHGVGHEIITPYTPHHNGIAERRNKTILDMVRCMLKQKNFPKSLWGEAV from the exons ATGAATGGTAACGGAAATTTACCAAACTCCCTTCCAACTCTTGACGGCAAGAATTGGCTTCGATGGAGAAAACACATGCAATCTCTATTTGGATTTCATGAAACCCTAGAAGTGGTTATTAATGGTGTTCATGTGGTTGGTGAAGATGCAACTGACGCACAGAGAACCGCTCACAAGGATGCCAAGAAGAAGGATTATTACAAGGCGGCATTTTACATCCAATCGGCGGTTGATGCAGCTAATTTCAACAGAATCGCTCATGCTGAATCGGTGAGGAGGCATGGGATATTCTTGTCAA GTTATGTGTCGAAGGTGCAGAAACTTTTACATATCAGTAAGGGTTGTGATGAAACCTTAACTGATAAGATGGTAGTTGAGAAGGTAATGCGTACGTTGACCTATCAATTTGATCATGTTATCGTAGCTATTCAAGAATCCAATAATCTTGAAACTCTAAAACtggaagatttggttggttcgtTGGAGGCGCATGAGATTAAGATTGTCGAAAGGAAAGGAGTCCAAGACTCGATACAAGCACTACAAGCTCATTCATGGAAGAAGAATGGTGGTTCCAACAAGTTCAAAGGAAAAATTGATAAGACTCAGGGCAAGAAGTCTTGGTCGAATCCTCACAAGAATAAGGTCGATGATAGAGCTTCTGAATCCTCGAAAAGAGGAGAAGGAAATTCCTatcagaaagacaaagaagaGAAAAAAGGTGTGCA GAAATACAAAGGATCGACAAAAGGAAAGGATGAAGGAGCGAACCTTGCACGTCAAGATTTAGATGATTATGATAATATGGTGGTTATGGCTGCAGTTGCAGATGAACATGTCAAATTCGAGATACGGTTCCTCCACTCAG ATACTTGCAACATAGTTATTCAAAGGAGTAATGGAGTGAAAGCCTTGATCAAAGATGTTCTTTATGTCTCTGGAATGAAGTGCACTCTGCTAAGTGTTGGACAACTGGTCAAAAATGGGTTCTCAGTTGTTATGAAAGATGCAGCCTTAGAAAATTTTGACATCCAGAATAACTTGGTCTTGAAATCTCCTTTGTCTAAGAATAGAATATTTAAGACCATGATCAGTTCGATTGAG GAACATACCATTGGTGGAAACAAGTATTATGTTTCGTTTGTCGATGAGTTTAGTCGAAAGTTGTGGATCTATGTGATCAAGAGAAAGGAAAAAGTATTtgaaatctttaagagattcaagatgcTTGTCAAAAATCAGAGGGAAAAGAAGATCAAGGTGTTGCAAACAGATGTAGGTGGCAAATACACATCCAATATATTCGAAGCATTCTGTGCAGAACATGGAGTTGGTCATGAGATAATTACTCCTTATACTCCTCATCATAATGGAATAgcagaaagaagaaacaaaaCTATATTGGACATGGTGAGATGCATGCTAAAGCAGAAGAATTTTCCAAAATCCTTATGGGGTGAAGCTGTTTAG